Proteins encoded within one genomic window of Fusarium musae strain F31 chromosome 4, whole genome shotgun sequence:
- the GYP1 gene encoding GTPase-activating protein (EggNog:ENOG41~BUSCO:EOG09261YLQ) has product MAPASANSPTAPGDGPSRNLSNSSRPRTPPSSSSAKIRIQEASPPPRTTPGKNGSPPYKSYINFLSNTNDDWKADEDDMMGYEDDDGDDFGLPSLSSMKRRTRRIATQNKAESSTLSPTTEGPPNALSARRYSNSADIAIERPAPTYPMPKKSEGKILRPQYKEILKDPANALHLINYPTVPANATPKEADAINSRITRINKFKKLLQASTISLPDLRSLAWSGVPQEVRAITWQLLLSYLPANSERRVATLERKRKEYLDGVRQAFERGGNAATTAANTAPAGRTRGLDEAIWHQISIDAPRTNPHIELYSYEATQRSLERILYVWAVRHPASGYVQGINDLVTPFWQVFLGIYIGDPDIESGMDPGQLPKSVLDAVEADSFWCLTKLLDGIQDHYIVAQPGIQRQVAALRDLTARIDGNLSKHLEKEGIEFIQFSFRWMNCLLMREISVKNTVRMWDTYLAEEQGFSEFHLYVCAAFLVKWSDKLLSMDFQEIMMFLQSLPTKDWTEKDIELLLSEAFIWQSLFKGSAAHLKGQPAREPVTNLQL; this is encoded by the exons ATGGCGCCCGCCTCTGCTAACAGCCCCACCGCCCCAGGAGATGGTCCAAGTCG AAACCTCTCCAACTCATCTCGACCACGAAcacctccttcttcttcttcagctaaGATCCGGattcaagaagcttctccaCCGCCGAGGACCACGCCTGGAAAGAATGGTTCACCTCCATACAAGAGCTATATCAACTTTCTCTCCAATACAAACGATGACTGGAAAGCAGATGAGgacgacatgatgggctacgaggatgacgatggggATGACTTTGGTTTGCCAAGTTTGTCGAgtatgaagagaagaacacGGCGCATCGCCACACAGAACAAGGCCGAATCAAGCACATTATCACCGACAACAGAAGGGCCTCCTAATGCTCTCTCGGCGAGACGATACTCAAATAGTGCCGACATCGCAATAGAGCGACCGGCGCCCACATATCCCATGCCCAAAAAGAGTGAGGGGAAGATTCTTCGGCCTCAGTATAAAGAAATCTTAAAAG ACCCCGCCAACGCTCTGCATCTCATCAACTATCCTACGGTTCCTGCCAATGCCACTCCCAAGGAAGCCGATGCCATAAACTCCCGAATTACAcgtattaataagtttaagaAGCTCTTACAAGCGTCCACTATTTCACTGCCTGACTTGAGGTCACTCGCCTGGTCTGGTGTACCACAAGAGGTGCGCGCCATTACCTGgcaactcctcctcagctATCTTCCTGCGAACAGTGAGCGCCGGGTCGCCACCTTGGAGAGAAAACGGAAGGAATACTTGGATGGTGTACGACAGGCATTCGAGAGAGGAGGAAACGCCGCGACCACTGCAGCCAACACAGCCCCAGCCGGCCGAACAAGGGGCCTTGACGAGGCCATCTGGCATCAAATCAGCATCGATGCACCCCGGACAAACCCGCATATTGAGCTGTACAGCTATGAAGCTACGCAGCGATCACTTGAGCGCATTCTGTATGTGTGGGCTGTTCGACATCCTGCCAGTGGCTATGTGCAGGGCATCAACGACCTTGTAACGCCTTTTTGGCAAGTCTTTTTAGGAATTTATATTGGAGATCCTGATATCGAGTCTGGAATGGACCCAGGACAGCTCCCAAAGTCCGTGTTAGACGCGGTGGAGGCCGATTCCTTTTGGTGTCTGACAAAGCTTCTCGATGGTATCCAGGACCACTATATCGTGGCGCAACCAGGGATTCAACGCCAGGTAGCTGCTCTCCGTGATTTAACAGCACGTATAGACGGCAACCTGTCCAAGCATTTGGAAAAAGAAGGCATCGAGTTCATACAGTTTAGTTTCCGTTGGATGAACTGTCTCTTGATGCGTGAGATCAGCGTCAAAAACACAGTTCGCATGTGGGACACTTATCTG GCTGAAGAGCAAGGATTTTCCGAGTTCCATCTATATGTGTGTGCGGCCTTCCTTGTGAAATGGTCAGATAAGCTCCTGAGCATGGACTTTCAGGAGATCATGATGTTCCTCCAAAGCCTTCCCACTAAGGATTGGACGGAGAAGGACATTGAGCTACTCCTGAGTGAAGCTTTCATTTGGCAGTCCCTTTTCAAGGGCTCTGCCGCACACCTAAAAGGCCAACCGGCCCGCGAACCTGTTACCAACCTACAGCTGTGA